From Acidovorax sp. 1608163:
ATCCCCAGAGCGCGCCGCAGACCATCTTTCGGTTCCGGCGCGAATACAACGCCTGGGTGGCCGACGAGACGATGGAGGACTACGCACTGCGCTACACGCCCAAGGGCTTTCGGCGCTGGAGCGAGTTCCGCGTGGCCAACACGGCCTTTGGCTCGCTGTCGTTCCTGGCGCTGGAGGCCATTGGCGGCGCCATTGCGCTGAACTACGGCTTCAGCAATGCGATGTGGGCCATCCTCACCGTGGGTCTGCTGATCTTTCTGACGGGCCTGCCCATTGCCTACTACGCCGCGCGCTATGGGCTGGACATGGACCTGCTCACCCGCGGCGCGGGCTTTGGCTACCTGGGCTCCACCATCACCTCGCTGATCTATGCGGTGTTCACTTTCATCTTCTTTGCGCTGGAGGCGGCCATCATGGCGCTGGCGCTGCAGATGGTGGTGGACTGGCCGCTGGAGTGGTGCTACATCGCGTCGTCGCTGGTCATCCTGCCTTTGGCCATGCGCGGCATCACGCTCATCTCGCGGCTACAGGCCTGGACGCAGCCGCTGTGGCTGTTCTTGCTGCTGCTGCCCTTTGTGTGGATTGCCCTGGCCCAGCCGCAGCTGTACCGCGACTTTGCGGGGCTGTCGGGCCTCAAGAGCGGCAGCAGCCAGTTCGACCCGCTCATGTTTGGTGCAGCAGCGGCGGTGATCTTTTCGCTCGTGGTGCAAATTGGCGAGCAGGTGGACTTTTTGCGCTTTCTGCCCGAGCGCACCGCCGCCAACCGCCTGCGCTGGTGGGGCGCGGTGCTGGTCGCGGGGCCGGGCTGGGTGGTGACGGGCATGCTGAAGATGGCGGGCGGCGCCTTTTTGGCCTTTGCTGCGTTGCAGTTCGAGGTGGGCACACAGCGTGCGGCCGAGCCCACGCAAATGTTCCTCGCAGGCTTTCATCAGGTGATGCAGGCCCTGGGCCTGCCGGGGCTGGCGGTGGCCGTGACGGTGGTGTTTGTGGTGGTGTCACAGATCAAGATCAACGTCACCAATGCGTATGCGGGCTCGTTGGCCTGGTCCAATTTTTTTGCCCGCATCACCCGCAGCCACCCTGGCCGCGTGGTGTGGCTGGTGTTCAACGTGCTGATCGCCACGCTGCTGATGACGCTGGGCGTGTTTGGCGCGCTCGAAAAAGTGCTGGCGGTCTACAGCAACGTCGCCATTGCCTGGGTGGGTGCGCTGGTGGCCGACCTGGTCATCAACAAGCCGCTGGGCCTGTCGCCCAAGGGCATTGAGTTTCGCCGCGCGCACCTGTACGACTTCAACCCCGTGGGCCTGGGCGCCATGGTGCTGGCGGCCACGGTGGCCTGCTGCGCCTATGCGGGGCTGCTGGGCGAAGAGGCTGCCGCGTTCTCTCCCTTCATCGCGCTGGTGCTGTCGATTGCGCTGGCGCCCCTGCTGGCGTGGATGACCCAGGGCCGCTACTACCTGGCCCGCACGCCGGACAACGACTGGAAGCCCGGCGAGATCGTGCGCTGCGCGGTGTGCGAGAACCAGTTCGAGTCGGAAGACATGGCGCGCTGCCCGGCCTATGCCGCGCCCATTTGCTCACTGTGCTGCTCGCTCGAATCGCGCTGCCACGACCGCTGCAAGACGGGCTCGCGCGCGGCAGACCAGTTGCGCGGCGTGGTGGAGGCCTTGTTGCCAAAGCGCTGGGCCATCAAGGTGAACTTTCGCGTGGGGCAGTACGCCATGGTGCTGGTGTCGCTGTGCGCGGCCATGGCGTTTTTGGTGGGCGTGGTGTATGTGCAAGAGGGCCTGCAGAGCCCCGCGCATGCCACCCTGCTGCAGATGCCCTTTCTCAAGGTGTTTGCCCTGCTGGCCTTGCTGGCGGCCGTGTGTGCCTGGTGGGTGGTGCTGAGCACCGACAGCCGCCGCATGGCGCAAGACGAGTCGGAGCGGCAGACCCAGTTGCTGCTGCAAGAGATCGAGGCCCACAAGCGCACCGACGCCGAGCTGCAGGCCGCCAAGGACCAGGCCGAATCGGCCAACCAGGCCAAGACACGCTACGTGGCGGGCATGACGCACGAGCTGCGCTCGCCGCTCAACAGCATCCTGGGCTACACGCAAATCCTGCTCAAACACCCGCACACCGAAGGCTGGCTGCGCGAGACGCTATCGACCATGCAGCACAGCGGCCTGCACATGCACGCGCTGATCGATGGATCGCTGGAGCTGGCCCGCATCGAGGCGGGGCGGCTGCGGCTGGACCTGGCCCCCCTGCCCCTGCCCGACCTCATCGAGAACATCGAGGCCATGCTGCGCCCGCAGGCCCAGGCCAAGGGCTTGCGCTTTGTGGTGGAGACGCTGGGCACCATGCCGGCCTGGATTCGCGCCGACGCCAAGCGGCTGCGGCAGATTCTGATCAACCTGTTGTCCAACGCGGTGCGCTTTACCGAACGCGGCGAGGTGCGCCTGCGCATGGACTTTCGCCAGCATGTCTCGCGCATCGAGGTGATCGACACCGGCATTGGCATTGAGCCGCAGGACCTGGAGCGCATCTTCGTGCCGTTTGAGCGCGGCAGCGCAGGTCGCCGCGCCAGCGAGGCGGGCACCGGCCTGGGCCTGACCATCACGCATTTGCTGACCGAGCTGATGGGCGGGCAGCTCACACTCACCAGCACGCCCGGACAGGGCAGCACCTTCACCGTGCGGCTGTACCTGCCCGGCATGGCCGCCGACCCGCACTGGACCACGCCCAGCCGTGCTGCGCTGCGCTCGGTGATTGGCTACCTGGCGCCGCAACGCACGCTGCTGGTGGTGGACGACCAGCCCCTGCAGCGCCAGTTGCTCGCCGGGCTGCTGGTGCCCTTGGGCTTTGTGGTGCGTGAGGCGGCCAGCGGGCGCGAGTGCCTGGAGATCGTGCGCCAGACCCCGCCCGACCTGGTGCTGCTGGACATCACCATGGACGACTTGGACGGCTGGCAAACCGCCGCCTTGCTGCGCGATCTGCGGCCTGCGGCCGAGCTGCCCATCGTGTTCGTGTCGGCCAACCTGTTCGAGCACGAGTCCTCGCGCCTGGCGGCCCAGCAGTGCCAGGGCTTTGTGGGCAAGCCGGTGATCGAATCCGAACTGCTGCAGGCGCTGGAGCAGGCGCTGCAGCTGGAATGGGTGCGCGACAACACACCGCTGGCCCACGCCCCACGCAGCGCCACCGGGCCAGTGGACCCGCACGACACCCTGGCCACGCTGCCGGGCGACCTGCGCGAAAACCTCGCGCGCCTGGCACGGTCAGGCCAGGCCGCTGCGCTGCGTGAGCAATTGCGGCGTGCACGCGCTGAGCTGCCGAACCACCAGGCCACCCTGGCGCTGTTGCAAGCCTGCGCCGACCGTTTCGACTTTGAAGCCCTGGCCGAGCACCTGCGTGCGGTGCAAGCGGCCGATGCATGAAAGAGCACCATGTCCGACGCCGAGACTGACCCCCAAGCCCTGGCAGAGGCTGGCCCCCAGCCCGCCCCCCCGGCGCCGCAGCGCGTGATCCTGGTGGTGGACGACGCGCTGGACACCCTGCGCATGCTGTGCGACGCCCTGGCCGCAGAAGGCTACGCGGTGCTGGCCGCGCGCGACGCCCAGGAGGCCCTGCAGCGCTTTGACATCACTGTGCCCGACGGCGTGCTGCTCGATGCCGTGATGCCCGGCATGGACGGCTTTGCGCTGTGCCGCCAGCTCAAGGCCACGCCGCCGTGGTCGCATGTGCCCATCGTTTTCATGACGGGGCTGTCAGACACCGAGCAAATCCTGCAGGGCTTTGCCAGCGGTGGGGTGGACTATGTCGTCAAGCCGCTGCGCATTCCCGAGGTGCTGGCGCGGCTGGCCACCCATGTGCGCAACGCGCAGGCCACACGGCTGGCACGCGAAGCGGTGGATGTGGCCGGGCTAGGCGTGGTGGTGCTCGACGGCCAGGGCCGCGTGGCCTGGCGATCCCCCCAGGCCCTGCGCTGGCTCGAAGCCGCTTTTGCCGCAGAGCCTGCGCCGCACGATGCGGCGGCGGCCTGGCTCAACCGCGCACAGCGCACGGGCGGGCAGACCCTGGCACTGGCCGATGGCCGCCAGTTGCTGGCGCGCCACCTGGGGGCCAGCGGCCTGGCCGAGTCGATGCTGCTGCTCAGCCATGCCGCCCCCGAGGCCGCTGCGCCGCGCCACCTGCAGCAGGTGGCCCTGACGCCGCGGGAGACAGAAGTGCTGTCCTGGCTCAGCAAGGGCAAGACCAACCGCGACATTGCCGACATCCTGGGCATGAGCCCGCGCACGGTGAACAAGCACCTGGAGCACATCTTCGAAAAGCTGGGGGTCGAAACACGCACCGCTGCGGCGGCCATCGCAGGGCAGCTCTTGCAGACTTGATCTTGCAGGCTTGGGCCAGAAATTTAGATCAAATAGGCCTCTAGCGCTTACCCCTAAAGCGCTAGCAGCTATTTAAAACATAGCAAATACACTCTGCCGCGTCAGGCCGCCGCATGCCCCAAGGCCGAGGCGGGCAGGCCAAACACCCGGTCAAACACCCAATTGAAGACAAAGGTGTAGCAAAGGAAGAAGACGATGAGCGCCAGGTCCATCACAAAGGCCTGCCACAGGCTCACGTTGAACCACCAGGCAAACAGCGGCACCAGCGTGAAGACGAGCCCCCCTTCGAACCCGATGGCATGGGCTATGCGGCGGCCGATGCCACGTCCACGCACCGCCTGGCGGGCCTCCCAGCGCTCAAAGGCCCAATTGAAGACCACGTTCCACACCACGGCCACTGCCGACGCAGCCACCGCCACCACGCCCGAGTGCCCGGCGCCCTGCCCCGTCAGCACCGCCAGCCCCAGCGTCGCGGCGGCAATGGCGATGAGTTCGTACAGAGTGACGTACAGCACGCGGCGCTTGGGGCCTTGCAGGCTGCGCCACAGGGGTTGAATCAGGGAGTTGGAAGTCATGGCTGTGCACTTTATGTGCACCTTGCTGATATATAAAGTCAGCTTCTTTCAGATTAATTGATAGCTCAAGCCCATGGCCTTTTCTTCCGACAGCGTGCAGGTGTTCTTGGCGGCGCTGGACCACGGCTCGTTCTCGGCCGCTGCGCGGGCGCTGTCGCGGGTGCCTTCGGCGGTGAGCATGACCATCGCCCACCTGGAGGCCGAGCTGGCCGTGCAGCTGTTTGACCGCAGCGGGCGCGAGCCCCGGCCCACGGCCGCAGCACGGGCGCTGGAGCCCCAGGCGCGGCTGCTGGCCGGGCAGCTGCAGCAGCTCAACGCCCAGGCGCTGGCCCTGACGCAGGGGCTGGAGGAGCGCCTGACCCTGGCGATTGCGCCCGAGCTGCTGGCCTCGCGCTGGACGGCGCCGCTGGCCGCGCTGGCGCACGAGTACCCGCTGCTGCAGGTGGAGGTGCTGACGGCCCCGCAGGTGGATGCGCTGGCGCTGCTGCACAGTGGGCGGGCCCAGCTGGCGCTGGTGTTTGAGCGGCCCAGCATCGACGGGCGCGAGGGGTTTCAGGAAGTGGGCACCGAAACCCTGGTGGCCGTGATGGCGCCAGACCACCCGGTATTGCAGGGCGCACGCGCGTCGGCCCTGGCCCGGGGCGAGCCGCCCGAGCGCGCCATGCTGCGCGAGGAGCACCTGACCACCACACGCCAGATCGTGGTGGCCAGCCGCGACCTGGCGCAGACCGACCCGCGCTTTGTGTTTGCCCGCCACCACTGGCGCACCGACAACCACTTGGCCGCGCTGGGCCTGATCGAGGCGGGCCTGGGCTGGGGCTGGCAGCCGCGCGCGCTGGTGCAGCCGCGCATCGCGGCGGGCTCGCTGGTGGAGATGCCGTTTGAGAACCTGAGCAACGGTGTGGCGCTGTGGGTGGATGTGGTGTGGTCCAAGGAGCGGCCCCTGGGCCTGGGGGCGCGGCGCTTTGTGGCGCTGATGGAAGGGGCCACCGCCCCTGGGCCGCAGGCCTGACGCCGGGGGCAGCCCGAGGCCCGGCCCAGGCCAGTGCCATTCCTGTGGGCGTCAAAAGACATCAAAAGCAAATACGAATTAGTTGCATTTGCATGGATAATGGCGGCCCCTTGCCTTTTTGGGCCCGCCTCGGTGCGCAGTTTGCCGCCCGGCGGGCCTGTTCACCGCCCCTTCACCATGCACACCCTGATCCATCGGCCTACGCGCCATCCCCGCCTTTCGGCCATTGCCCACGCCAGCCTGGTGCTGTGCGCCTTCACCGCCACAGCGGCCCTGGCCCAGCAGGCAGCGGCCCCTGCCGAGGCCAGCCCCGCCTTGTCGGAAGTGCAGGTGCGCGAAACCTCGGGCAGCAGCGGCTACCAG
This genomic window contains:
- a CDS encoding ATP-binding protein — translated: MAHPLPPDPQSAPQTIFRFRREYNAWVADETMEDYALRYTPKGFRRWSEFRVANTAFGSLSFLALEAIGGAIALNYGFSNAMWAILTVGLLIFLTGLPIAYYAARYGLDMDLLTRGAGFGYLGSTITSLIYAVFTFIFFALEAAIMALALQMVVDWPLEWCYIASSLVILPLAMRGITLISRLQAWTQPLWLFLLLLPFVWIALAQPQLYRDFAGLSGLKSGSSQFDPLMFGAAAAVIFSLVVQIGEQVDFLRFLPERTAANRLRWWGAVLVAGPGWVVTGMLKMAGGAFLAFAALQFEVGTQRAAEPTQMFLAGFHQVMQALGLPGLAVAVTVVFVVVSQIKINVTNAYAGSLAWSNFFARITRSHPGRVVWLVFNVLIATLLMTLGVFGALEKVLAVYSNVAIAWVGALVADLVINKPLGLSPKGIEFRRAHLYDFNPVGLGAMVLAATVACCAYAGLLGEEAAAFSPFIALVLSIALAPLLAWMTQGRYYLARTPDNDWKPGEIVRCAVCENQFESEDMARCPAYAAPICSLCCSLESRCHDRCKTGSRAADQLRGVVEALLPKRWAIKVNFRVGQYAMVLVSLCAAMAFLVGVVYVQEGLQSPAHATLLQMPFLKVFALLALLAAVCAWWVVLSTDSRRMAQDESERQTQLLLQEIEAHKRTDAELQAAKDQAESANQAKTRYVAGMTHELRSPLNSILGYTQILLKHPHTEGWLRETLSTMQHSGLHMHALIDGSLELARIEAGRLRLDLAPLPLPDLIENIEAMLRPQAQAKGLRFVVETLGTMPAWIRADAKRLRQILINLLSNAVRFTERGEVRLRMDFRQHVSRIEVIDTGIGIEPQDLERIFVPFERGSAGRRASEAGTGLGLTITHLLTELMGGQLTLTSTPGQGSTFTVRLYLPGMAADPHWTTPSRAALRSVIGYLAPQRTLLVVDDQPLQRQLLAGLLVPLGFVVREAASGRECLEIVRQTPPDLVLLDITMDDLDGWQTAALLRDLRPAAELPIVFVSANLFEHESSRLAAQQCQGFVGKPVIESELLQALEQALQLEWVRDNTPLAHAPRSATGPVDPHDTLATLPGDLRENLARLARSGQAAALREQLRRARAELPNHQATLALLQACADRFDFEALAEHLRAVQAADA
- a CDS encoding response regulator, which gives rise to MSDAETDPQALAEAGPQPAPPAPQRVILVVDDALDTLRMLCDALAAEGYAVLAARDAQEALQRFDITVPDGVLLDAVMPGMDGFALCRQLKATPPWSHVPIVFMTGLSDTEQILQGFASGGVDYVVKPLRIPEVLARLATHVRNAQATRLAREAVDVAGLGVVVLDGQGRVAWRSPQALRWLEAAFAAEPAPHDAAAAWLNRAQRTGGQTLALADGRQLLARHLGASGLAESMLLLSHAAPEAAAPRHLQQVALTPRETEVLSWLSKGKTNRDIADILGMSPRTVNKHLEHIFEKLGVETRTAAAAIAGQLLQT
- a CDS encoding PACE efflux transporter, giving the protein MQGPKRRVLYVTLYELIAIAAATLGLAVLTGQGAGHSGVVAVAASAVAVVWNVVFNWAFERWEARQAVRGRGIGRRIAHAIGFEGGLVFTLVPLFAWWFNVSLWQAFVMDLALIVFFLCYTFVFNWVFDRVFGLPASALGHAAA
- a CDS encoding LysR family transcriptional regulator produces the protein MAFSSDSVQVFLAALDHGSFSAAARALSRVPSAVSMTIAHLEAELAVQLFDRSGREPRPTAAARALEPQARLLAGQLQQLNAQALALTQGLEERLTLAIAPELLASRWTAPLAALAHEYPLLQVEVLTAPQVDALALLHSGRAQLALVFERPSIDGREGFQEVGTETLVAVMAPDHPVLQGARASALARGEPPERAMLREEHLTTTRQIVVASRDLAQTDPRFVFARHHWRTDNHLAALGLIEAGLGWGWQPRALVQPRIAAGSLVEMPFENLSNGVALWVDVVWSKERPLGLGARRFVALMEGATAPGPQA